The following proteins are co-located in the Pomacea canaliculata isolate SZHN2017 linkage group LG8, ASM307304v1, whole genome shotgun sequence genome:
- the LOC112571259 gene encoding cardiolipin synthase (CMP-forming)-like, whose amino-acid sequence MPLIERVPAKLTNMAAPLRKFCMCGLTIFQNGVVFPEIINSSIYRAFRTYFNLIGNHVATKERAYYCGLHRWTEVQHSRVLSVSPSGSRTVEKAFPLRRKIKTLNNMISTHIMSRKNIQLHHSGFITLDFSCACRNFTLSTRNTCNSDRADDAACSSQREQERGIQSTKAKRSSVEVDLNESIKPKKENIKTIPNLLTTLRMASAPFLGYLVVNENFTVALSIFTLAGVSDLLDGFIARNFKSQMSVLGTALDPLADKLLITVLSISMTSAGLIPLPLTALIVFRDLVLIAGGFYIRYRSLPVPPPITLSRYFDISHATAKLSPTFISKLNTSLQLTLVAFSLAAPVFGFVNHIFLQTLWYAAGATTVLSGADYMWSWKKYVTLLEKDQNDL is encoded by the exons ATGCCTTTAATTGAGAGAGTACCAGCAAAGTTAACAAACATGGCAGCTCCCTTGAGAAAGTTTTGCATGTGTGGTCTTACAATATTTCAGAATGGAGTCGTCTTTCCAGAGATCATTAATAGTAGCATTTATCGTGCATTCagaacatattttaatttgatagGAAATCATGTCGCAACGAAGGAAAGAGCTTATTACTGCGGATTACATCGCTGGACTGAAGTACAACATTCAAGGGTTTTGTCAGTATCACCGTCTGGAAGTAGAACTGTTGAAAAAGCATTTCCCCTTAGGAGGAAGATTAAAACATTGAATAATATGATTTCTACACATATTATGAGCAGGAAAAATATCCAGCTACATCATTCAGGCTTTATTACTTTGGATTTTTCATGTGCATGTCGTAACTTCACATTGTCGACACGCAACACCTGTAATTCTGACAGAGCAGACGATGCTGCCTGTTCGTCACAACGTGAACAGGAGAGAGGAATTCAGAGCACGAAAGCAAAGCGGTCTTCTGTTGAAGTTGATTTAAATGAGAGTATAAAACCGAAG aaagaaaacatcaagaCCATCCCTAACCTCTTGACAACACTGCGTATGGCATCAGCACCATTTCTTGGATACCTTGTAGTCAATGAAAACTTTACTGTGGCACTGAGCATCTTTACTCTTGCAGGAGTATCTGATCTT CTAGATGGGTTCATTGCACGAAACTTCAAAAGTCAGATGTCAGTTTTAGGAACTGCATTGGATCCTCTTGCTGACAAGCTTCTGATCACAGTTCTTTCAATTTCCATGACCTCTGCTGGACTTATTCCAT TGCCTCTCACAGCACTTATAGTATTCAGAGACTTGGTCCTCATTGCTGGAGGGTTTTACATTCGATACAGGTCCTTGCCAGTTCCACCTCCT ataaCTCTGTCTCGCTACTTTGATATTTCACATGCAACAGCTAAATTGTCACCAACATTTATCagcaag TTAAACACAAGCTTACAATTGACACTGGTGGCTTTTTCACTTGCTGCTCCAGTATTTGGATTTGTGAACCACATATTTCTACAAACTTTATG GTATGCAGCAGGTGCAACAACAGTTTTATCAGGAGCAGACTACATGTGGTCATggaaaaaatatgttactttgCTAGAAAAAGATCAAAATGACTTGTAA
- the LOC112571261 gene encoding glucosamine 6-phosphate N-acetyltransferase-like, translating into MSILSENGVADIFLFDAAILESLDYTKCKGSYKGGITPENPGENLKIRPLALGDYHNGYMELLQQLTKVGEVTKAQFEDRFSQMKACPDTYYIIVIENQTTGQVIGSATLVKEQKFIHGASARARVEDVVVSDLYRGKQLGKILLDVAVLLSKAVNSYKVSLECKDHMVEFYSQFGFIREEGQNFMQQRWFD; encoded by the exons ATGTCAATACTTTCAGAG AATGGTgttgcagacatttttctttttgatgctgCAATCTTGGAATCACTTGATTATACCAAATGTAAAGGGAGTTATAAAGGTGGTATCACACCAGAGAATCCTGGAGAAAATTTAAAGATCCGACCTTTGGCTCTTGGTGACTATCATAATG GTTATATGGAACTTCTACAGCAATTGACTAAAGTTGGAGAAGTGACAAAGGCACAGTTTGAAG ACAGATTCAGCCAGATGAAGGCCTGCCCTGACACATACTACATCATAGTTATTGAGAATCAGACAACAGGACAGGTCATTGGTTCTGCTACACTAGTCAAGGAACAAAAGTTTATCCATGGTGCATCAGCA AGAGCAAGAGTGGAGGATGTGGTGGTCAGTGACCTATACAGAGGCAAACAGCtgggaaaaat ATTGCTGGATGTTGCAGTCTTGCTTAGTAAAGCAGTAAATAGCTACAAGGTGTCTTTGGAATGTAAAGATCATATGGTGGAGTTTTATTCACAGTTTGGCTTCATTCGTGAAGAAGGACAGAACTTTATGCAACAACGGTGGTTTGATTAG